GTCGGCCGCCGCGTAGACCGCGAGCGCGGCGGCCTTGGACGCGGACAGATCACCGTTGTCCGGGAACGGTCCGTAGAAGGGTGTTGCCGCGGCGAGCGGCGACGGCCCGGAGGCAAGCAGTAACCACGCCAGGCCGCCGCCGAAGCAGAAACCGGTCGTGCCGAGTTTCTTTCCCTCGACCCGCCGCTGCAGTTCGTCGAGCCCGGCCCGCAGGTCGGCCACGAACTGTTTCTGCGGAATGCGGCTGAGTTCGGCGGTCGCCGCGGCCGGATCGGTGAACGCGGCGGTGCCGCCCTGTGCGGAAAGCAGGTCGACGGCGAGCGCGGAGTATCCGGCACCCGCGAATCGTCCGGTCACCGAGCGGATGTGGTCGGTGAGGCCCTTGTTCTCGTGGATGACCAGCACCCCGCCGCGCGGCTGCGGTGCCGACGCCCACGCGGCTTGCAGCTGCTTCCCGTCGGGTCCGCCGAACGTGATGGCCGTCGGAGGGACCGCGGTCGCCGAGCCGTGCGGTGCCGATGGGGATGTCGGCGGCGCCGAGGGGGTAGCAGGCGAGGGCGCCGAATCGGTTATTCGGGGGTCCCCGCCCGAACAGGCGGCGAGCAGCGCACCCGCGGCGGTGATCCCGAAGCCGAGCAGAGCCAACCGGCGCAACGCTTCCCGCCGGGTCAGGATGCCGTCGGCGTGGTCAGCGGCGATCTCTTCTGCGATATAGCGCTGCAGCGTCGTCATGTGCCCAACCCTGGCGAGGCGCCTCGACATCACAACCACCTATCGCGTGCACGAGCATGTCATTGCGTAATAGATCGCGACGCAGGCTGTTCCGGCGGCGAGCACCTGAGACGGCCCGTGGTCTGTGCGCGTCAGGAGCATCGTCATCGGTACAGGGGTGTGCCCGCCCGATGGATGGCGCCATCGACACCATCCATCGGGCGGCGAGGAGTTGGCCGCGTTGAGGATCGCAGACGACAGGGCTCACCCCAGGGTGAGCACCTTCGCCTGCCCGGATACGACGACATCGTTTTGACCGACCAGGGCAACTCGCACCTGCACGACCTGGCCCGACTGCAACGGCGCCTCGCCGGTGGCTCCGGCCAAGGGGACGGTGGCGACGTGTTTGGCGCCGTCACAGGTGAGGTCGTTCTGGATGCCGAGGGCTGCGGGACGTTCCGCGTCGGGTTCCCCCGCCATCGCCTTGAGGCTTGTCGCCCCGGCTGAGGCATCGCAGCTGTAGTTGACTCCGACGTTGCTCGGCGCGGCGTCACCGATGTCGATAGCGTTGTCGGCGAGAGCGGGAGCAGCGGCCAGCACCAGGGCGGCACCCATCGTCACGAAAACAGCCGCAGTGCGGGCGGAGCGCTGACAATTCCGAGTAGTCACCATGGATCTTTTCCTCCTGATTGGGCGGATAAGGATCGCTGAACACAACAGAAAGAACGCGGCCCCCCACATCACTGCACGCATCTATGGTCCAGCCTCCGGCCGCCCCGCGTGGGAGAACCGCACTAAATGGTGCGTGGCGGGCGAAGTGCACGCCGATGGTATGGGGTGCGCCACAGTCGTGCGCCCGCGTCGGTGGTCCTGATCTCCGCCGATAGTGTCGGTGTCCGATATTCCGGGCCGATCACTGGATCGGCCCGGTTCGAGACACCAGCGGAGGGGTTCGACATGCCGGAACGGGAAGGCGCACCGATGATCGTGGTGATGGGAGTGTCGGGTTCCGGGAAGTCGACGGTCGGCACCCGGCTGGCCGACGCGCTCGGCATCGAGTACGCCGAAGGAGACGACTTCCATCCGGCCGCGAACGTCGCGAAGATGGCGGCCGGGACGCCGCTGGACGACGCGGACCGGGCGCCCTGGCTGGACGCGGTGGCCGCGTGGATGACCGAGCACACCGAGCAGGGTGGCGTGGTCAGCTGCTCGGCGCTCAAACGCAGCTACCGAGACCGGCTGCGCGCGGCGGTTCCCGAGGCGTTCTTCGTGCATCTGGCCGTGCCGCGAATTGAACTCGCGCGCCGCATGACCGGGCGCCGCGGACACTTCATGCCACCGAACCTGCTCGATTCGCAGCTGGCGGCGCTGGAGCCGCTGGCCGCCGATGAGAACGGCATCACGATCGACGCAGCCCGCACGCCGGAGGATCTGGTCACGGACGCGGTGGCGGCGCTGGGATAGCGGCACTTCCAGACCATACGGTCTGTCGCCATGGAAGCAGTAGGCAGCTGGCGAGCAGTGTGACGGCGGCGCATCCGATCGCGACCCGGAGACTGGTCGCGGCGGCTATGACGCCACCGAGTGCGATGAACGCGGGTTGGAAGCTTTTGGCGCTGCTCGACCAGGCGGTACCGACGCGGGCCATGTGGTCATCAGCGGTGCAGTTCATCCGGTAGGTGGTGAAGACGGGGTTGAAGACTCCGGCGCAGAACAGCAGCAGTGTCTCGGTGACCATGATGATGGCCAGCCCGAATGTACTGGGTCCTGCGGCGAGAAGCAGGCCCAGCCAGCAGGTACGGAGGGTGCCGAAACCGAGCAGCACTGTGCGCTCGCTGAAGACGGCGACAAGCTTTGGTGCGCAGAGAGATCCGAGCAGGCCACCGAGACACGGAAGGCCGAGGGCAAGTCCGTATTGCCAGGGTGCGAAGCCGAGTTCGCGGAGCATGAGCAGGGCAACCAGTGGCGCGGTGAGCATGAGGGAGCCGCCGAAGATCATCGCGTTCCAGAACAGGCGGTGCAGTGTGGGTTGGGCGAAGATGTAGGACCATCCGCTGCGGATATCGGTGACCCAGTGCTGTTCGCGTCTTTCGTGTGCGGGCTCGGGCTCGGGGGTGGCGATGCTGCGGATGCCGAGCGCGGACAGCAGGTAGCTGGCCGAGTCGATTACGAGGGTGATCGTGGCGCCGAGCATCGAGACGAGCGCGCCGCCGGCTGGTGCGCCCAGGGCGGAGGCCATCCAAAAGGTTGTTTCGAAGCGGCTGTTGGCTCGAACGCGTTGTGGTTCGGGCACAAGGGATTTCACGTGGGCGCCGTTGGCGGCGTTGAACACGATGCCGCACAGGGTTTGGATCGTGCCGACCACGCACAGTTGGGCGTAGGTCAGCACACCCAGCCAGGCGGTCACCGGGACGCTGCTGAGCGCGACAAACGATGCCAGATCAGCTTGGATCATGATCGGGCGTTTACGGCGGAACTCGATGAACGATCCCAACGGGAGTGCGATGGCGGCGCTGGCGATACCTGACAGAGCTGCCATCAGCGACACCTGTAGGTCCGAGGCATCCAGCACCACGATGGCGACCAACGGCAGCGCACCTGTTCCGAGTGCACTGCCGATCTGGCTGATGGTGAACGAAGCCCAGAGTCGATAGAAGTCTGGTGAGAGCCGATCTTCGACCGCGGTGGCAGGTTTCACCGTGTGTGCTCCGTTGGTGGGGGAGATGTCGAGGTGTCACGGAGAGAAGGACGATCCGCGCGTAGGCGCCCGCGGCGCCACAAACGGTGTGCGATCGGCGGTGTGTGATGTCGCTGCGGCGACGAACTACCCGTACTTCGCACCGCGCTCGGCATGCGAAGCGTGGTCCGCTCCGGTAGCGGCGACGGTCACCGCACGGGGCAGGTGCCGGAGGACAACTGCGGAAGGCAGAGTTCGGCGATGTCGGAGATAAGCAACCCCGCCCCGAGCAGCAGCGCGCCCACCGCGATCGCAACGAACACCACCACCCACAGCAGTCCGGGCAGATGGGTGAGCCGGGCGAGCTGGTCGGCATCGGAGTCGACGTCGTGGTGCCGGGATCGCTGCTGCCGTGAGCGCCCGCGCTGGAGTTCGACCACCGGTCGCGCCCCGGCGAACAACAGGAACCAGGCGCCCAGATACGCGAAACCGGCTTGCAGCGTGTCGGTTCCGAACCACGACACGACGAAGACGACCGCTCCGAGACCGAGGACAGTAATGCCGCCGTAGATGTTCCTGATCTTGATCAGCAGCGCGGCGAGCAGCGCTATGGCGGTCCAGAGCATCAGCGTGATCCGGCTCGAGCCGAGTAACGCCGCGAACCCCACACCGAGCAGCGGCGGTGCCGGGTAGCCCGCCATCGTGGTAAGGACCATCCCGAGGCCGTATGGTTTTCCGCTCGACACCGTCAGACCCGAAGTGTCCGAATGCAATCTGATGCTGTTGAGCCTGCGGCCGGTCAGCAGCGCGACCAGGGCGTGGCCACCTTCATGCGCGATGGTGACGATATTGCGGGTCAACCGCCAGATCGGGGTGTACACCACCAGCACGAGCGCGGCCACCGCGGCGGCGGCGACCAGCCACCACGGCGGCTGTGCTTGGGTTGTCGTCAGACGGTCGGCGATGGAGGCACCGCGCTCGACAAATTCGGCTCTATCCACCGCCGCACCTTAACCGCCATCGGAGGACCGCGCTCACGGCGTGCCTTCCTTGCGGCAACCAGCAGCCGAGACGGCGTCGTCGGCACGAATCGGCCTGAGTAGTCCGCCTCGGGTCGATCGATCGAGCCGTCACAGCTGTCGATGCTCATGCACAGCGGCGGTACGCTCCATGCGGGGAGACCAGTCGGGCAGCAGGCATCCATGCGCCCCGGCTCTAGTTCTCACTCCCGCTGAAGTACCGCGTGTGGCATTACCCGCCTGCGCGCGAGGGTCTCAGGATAGGGCGCACCGTCGCACTAACCCTTGCGCAGCACGCCTTCGATATTGCCGATGAGGCCGGAGGTGCTGTAGGACACCGAACCGTCAGGCAGCAACTTGACGGTCGAGGTGGACCCGTTGTCCAAGCAGTCGGCGGCGCCGCCGGAAAGCCGCGCGACCAAGCCGATCTCGGTCTTGGCGGCGCTGGTCAAGGTTTCGGCGCGTTCGCAGCGGCTCGCGGACACCTTGCCGGTGTTCGACGACGAGGCGACTTCTTCGCCGACTTTGCCGTCCCGGATGGTCAGCACGATGTCGAACGACGCAAAGCTGTCGCTGGCGACCCCTTTCCATTCGCCGACAAACGCTTTCGGCACCTTAGAGGAGGGAGAACCGCTGACCGTCCGTGTGCCCGTAGAATCCGTTACGGTTGACGGGGAGTAGCCATTGGTCGTCGCGCTGGAGCCGTTCGAGTCCTTGTTCCGCAGCTGGGTGCCGACAACGAACGAGGCAGCCGCGACCGCGATGCCGACTACGAGCGCCCCCGCGATCAACACGGCGCGGGCTGGGCGGCGTGGTGTCGACGCTGGTGCGGCAGATGATCCGAATGGAGCCGAACCTGGTTGCATGGGCTGATATGTCTGCTGTCCGCCGTGCTGGTGAGCAGACCCGGGCGGCGGGCCGGGTTGCCATCCCGGCGTCGGCCCCGACCTTCCGGCGTCGCCACCCTGCGGATATTGGTGGTGCGGTGGTGGCGTGGAGCGGACTACGGTATCGGCGGTTCGCGCGGGATCCGGCGGCCCGGGTGTCGGGGACTCGGCCCGGTCGACCGGGCCGGAGTCCAGGTCGAGCAGCTCGACCGCACGCCTGCTGACCTCCTCGAGCGCAGGGCCCGGGAGCCAGCCGCCGCGATCGGGAATGCCGAGCGCGGTCAGTTCGGCGAGCAGCTGGTCGAGGGTCGGGCGCGCCGCGACATCTTTGGTCAGGCAGGCTGCCAGCAGCGGCCGCAGCCGTTCCGGTACGTCATCGAGCTGCGGCTCCTCATACACCACCCGCCAGAGCAGCTGCACGGTCTCGCCGACGCCGAACGGCCCGTGGCCGGTCGCCGCGAATACCAACACCCCGCCGAGCGCGAAGATGTCTGCCGGCGAACCCACCGCATCGCCGGTCACCTGTTCCGGACACATGAACCCGGGTGAGCCGATGACCTTTCCGGTGGTGGTGAGCGCGCTGTCATCGACAGCGCGGGCGATGCCGAAATCGATCACCTTGGGACCATCGAGAGCGAGGAGGACATTCGACGGTTTGAGGTCGCGGTGCACCACGCCTGCCCCATGCACCGCTGTCAGTGCCTCGACCAGCCCGTGCGCCAGCACGAGTATCGAGTTCGCGGCAAACGGCCCGTATTTGTCGACCGCGTCGGCCAGCGAGAACCCGGCCACATAACCCGTGGCGAGCCACGGCGGATCGGCGTCCACGTCGGCGTCGAGCACCGGCGCGGTGAACCGGCCGCCGACCCGGCGTGCCGCGGTGACCTCGCGCCGGAAGCGCTCGCGGAATTCGGCATCGATCATGTCCGGTCGGATGACCTTGACCGCGACAGTGCGCCCGCCCGCGTTCCGTCCCAGGTAGACCCGGCCCATGCCGCCCGCGCCGAGCACGCCGAGCAGCCGGTAGTCGCCGATCCGCGTCGGATCGTTCGCACCGAGCGGTTGCATCGCGCAGCTGGCTCCCTTCGAATGGCGTCGAACATCCGAAAGGCTACTCACCGGGCCGGTTCGTGTCCGAATCGCCCGTAGCCGCCGTTAACCGGCCACGCTCGGCACCGGGGTAGGTAGGTCCCGCCGCGCCCGCTTGGCCAGCAGATACGCGGCGATGGCCGCGGGGATGTTCATCAGGACGCCGTACACCGCCCCTGGCACGGCCATGGTGTCGTTGCCAAGTACCGATGCGGCGACGGTGATCGCGATCGCCCCGTTGTGGACGCCGATCTCCATCGCCGAGGCGATCGCCTGGTCGGCGTCCACCTTGAACAACCGGGGTGCGAAGTAGCCGATGGTCAGGCTCACGACGGCGAACAGCAGACAGATCGAGGCCAGTGTGCCGATGTTCTCGGTGAGCGTGTCGAAGTTCTTGCCCACCGCGGCGGCGACCACCAGCGCGAGCACCACGATGGACAGGATCTTCACGGTGCCGCGCATCCGCTCCGACCACGGCGTGAACCGTCGGTGCACCCACATCCCGATCACGACCGGCACCAGCACGATGACGAAGACCTGGGCGAACTTGTCCGGTCGCAGCCCAAGCGATCCCTCGCCGTCCAGGAACAACGTGTGGGACAAGGCGACGACCAGCGGCATGGTGAACACCGCGAGCACCGAATTGATCGCGGTGAGCGTGATGTTCAGCGCCACGTTGCCCCCGGCGATGTGGCTGAACAGGTTGGCCGATGGTCCGCCGGGCGACGCGGCGAGCAGCATCATGCCGACCGCTAGCGCGCCGTCAAGGCCGAACAGGTAGATCAAGCCGAGGCAGCCCGCGGGCAACACGACCATCTGGCACACCAGCGCGATCACCGCGGCCTTCGGAAACCGCAGCACCCGCGCGAAATCGTCCAGTGTCAGGGTCAATCCGAGCCCGAACATCACCAAGGCGAGGGCCAGCGGTAGAAGCACCGCGAAAATCGTTGAACCCATTCGGATCTCCTCTCCACCGAGTGGTCGACGCGATGCGGTCGACACCGGGTGTCGACGTTATCGAGTCGCGGTGGAGGCGGCCAGGTCAGGCGGTCACGGTCACACCCGTGTCCGCCGATTCCCGCGCCTTGGCCAGCAGACGCAGTGTGGTGACGGCGTCGCGCGGGTCGACCGGAACGGGCGCGCCGTCGAGAAGCGCCGCGGCCATCGCGGAGTAGAACGCGGTGTAATCGCCCGGGGCGGTCGGTGTCGGCACAGTGTCCGGTTCGGCGCCCAGCAGCCCCCAATGTTCGGGCTCGACTGTGCCCCATGGCGCGCCGTCGCCGGGGCGGCGGCCGGACCGCAACGCGTCCTCCTGCGGGTCGAGTCCATAGCTGACGTACCCGGACTCGGAGCCGAGCACCCGGAAACGCGGGCCGAGTTGGGGCGTCACGGCGCTCATCCACAGGTGCGAGCGGACGCCGGAAGTATGGGTGAGCGCGACGAAGGCATCGTCGTCGGCGCGCATACCCTCGCGTCGCCGATCCAGTTCGCAATACACCGAGTGCACCGGGCCGAACAGCGTCACGGCCTGGTCGACCAGATGGCTGCCGAGGTCCAGGAGGATACCCGCGCCGTCCTCGTCGGAGCCGACCTCGCGCCAGCCGCCCGTCGACACCGGCCGCCAGCGTTCGAACCGCGACTCGAAGCGTCGTACCCGGCCGAGCTTCCCGGTCTCGACGAGCTCGCGCACGGTCTGGAAGTCACCATCCCAGCGCCGGTTCTGGAAGACCGACAGCGCGAGGCCGGACCGCTCGGCCTGCGCGACCACGGCCTCGGCGTCGGCCACCGAGACCGCGAACGGCTTGTCGACCACTACCGGCAGTCCCGCGTCGAGCGCTTGCGCGGCCAGCGGCGCGTGCGAGCGGTTGGGCGTGGCGACCACGACGAGATCGAGCCCCGCTGGTTCGGCGAAAAGATCGTCGGCGTGCGACACCACACGCACTCCCGGGTGTTCGCGCCGCGCCTGTTCCGCGCGCTCCGCGGACGACGTGACCACCGCGGCCACCCGCATCCGGGGCTCGGCCGCGATGAATGGAGCATGGAAAATCGACCCGGCCAAGCCGTATCCGACAACGGCGACCTCGAGGCTGCGCATACCCTGACGCTACCGCGACCGGACCCGCCGCGCCCGCCGAGATTCGGCCCGGACCACCGACGAGACCTGCAACTCGCGGAAGGCGACCGCGCGCCCGTCGCGCAGCTCCCACAGCACGCGCAGCGCACTCGCGATCCACGAGGAGCTCTTCGGGACGCGGCGCGCGCCCCGTACGAGCCGTGGCACGGCGGTTCCCGTCGGTCGCCGATCGCCTGTGAACGGTCCGCGGCGACTCACCGCTGGGGCGCCGCGGAGTACTCCTGCTCGGGGCGGCCGGTGCTGCCGTAGCGCAGGCCCATGCGCACGGCGCCGCTGGTGACGAGGGTGGCCAGATAGCGCTGCGCGGTGGCGCGTGAGATGCCGATGGCGGTGGCAACCTCGCCCGCGGACAAGGGTACGCCCGCATCGACAATGGATTGCAGGACAAGGTCTTTGGTGGGTGAGCCGACCGCGGCCGGGGTGCTGGCGGCGGCCGCGGGCCGCAGGGCATGGAGCGCGGCGGACACCCGAGCGTTGTCGACCTGCGGCACCGCAAGGATGCGGCGGTAGCGGGCGTAGGCGGCCAGCCGGGCGGCCAGGTCGGTATGCGGGAACGGTTTCACGAGGTAGGCCAGTGCGCCCGCCGCGATGGCCGCCCGCACGGTGTCGCTCTCGGTGGACGCGGTGAGAATCATGGCGTCGCACAAGATCTCGCGAACGAAGTCGATGCCGGAACCGTCCGGAAGGTAGACGTCGACCAGCGCGAGATCGATCGGCCCCGCCGCGACGAGTTCCCGCGCGGTGGCGAGGGTGTTGGCCGTGCCCGCGATGGTGAAACCCGCGATGGAGTCGACGATTCCGGCATGCAGATTCGCCACCCGGAAGTCATCGTCGACGACGAGAACATTCAGATCTGCTGCGGCCATGGCACCTCGCTGTCGACGAGCACTCCGGGCATGCGAGCGATGAACTCGGCGCCGGTGAGCGGTGGTTCGCCGCCACCAGCGCTGGACAGGCGCACGTCGCCGCCGTGAGCGCGCGCGATCTGGCGGATCAGGGCCAGGCCGACACCACGTCCACCAGGGACACCGTGGTCCTCCCTGGTCGAGGTCCCCTCGGTGAAGAGTGAATCGACCAGCTCGGGGGCGACACCGTCACCGCTGTCGGCGACGGTGATGTGCAATGTCGAATCCTCCTGTACCAATTCGACTTCCACCTGCGGCACCGGACGGTCGGAGGCGCGGACCGCCTCTATCGCGTTGTCGAGTAGGTTGCCGAGGACTGTCGTCACGTCCACGGGATCGGCGAGGCTGCCCTCCACCCAGGTGTTCGGACCGAGCACGAGTTCGACGCCGCTCTCCCTGGCGTGCGCGGCTTTGGCGGCCAGGAACGCCTGGAGGTAGGCGTCGTGAATGGCGTCGATGCCCGGTGTCGCGGCGCCGAGCGGTCCAGCGCCGATCAGCTCGTCGATCGATCGCGACGCCTCATCGACGCGTCCGCTGTGCAGCAGGCCGCTGATCAGATGCATCTTGTTGGAGAACTCGTGCCGCTGCGCGCGCAGCACCGTGCTCATCGACTGCACGGCGTCGAGTTGCCTGGTCAGCGACTCCACGTCGGTGCGGTCGCGCACGGTGAGCACCGCGCCGAGATTGCGCCCGTCGCGGCTGACCCGCCGCGCGGAGACGACGACGATATGCGAACCAACCGTCGCCGAAGCGGGTTGTTCGTCCAGGCCGCGAAACACTTCCAGGACGCGGGGGGTCAAGCCGACCTCGTCCACCGGTCGCCCGATGTCCGGTCCGATGCCGAGCAGCCTGCGCGCCTCGTCGTTGACGAACGTCGTACGCCAGGACGAATCCACGGCGAGCACCCCGCGGCCGATGCCGTGCAGCACCGCGGCCTGGCCGCGCACGAGCTCGGCGAGTTCGCCCGGCTCGAGCCCGAGCGTCAGCCCGCGCCAGCGCCGGGCGAGCAGGATCGAACCGGCGATGCCGACCAGCAGCGCGGCACCGACCAGCATGCCCGCGGTGCGCAGATCGTCCAGCAACTGATCGTGCACCGCGTCGGTAGCGATGCCGACACTCACCGCGCCCACGATACGCCCCGAATCAGGTTCCAGCACAGGAACTTTCGCCCGCACCGAGTCGCCGAGTGTGCCGCGTTCCTCATCGATCACCTCCCGGCCGGCGAGCGCTTCGGACGGGTCGGTGCTGACGTGCTCGGTGAGCCGGGTCTGGTCCGGATGCGCGAGGCGGATGCCCGCATCGTCGGTGATCACCACGAACAGCGCCTCGTTCCGCTGCGTCGCGTCGACCGCGATCCGCTCCAGCGGACCCGCGGCGAGCTCCCTGTGCAGGTCCGGGTCGGCGGTAACCACGCCGGGCGCGTACCTGCTCACCTCACCGCGCACCACCGGGTCGGCCGCGACGGTGCGGGCGATGGCCAGCGCGCGCTGCCCGTAGGCGTCGCGCAGCCGCTGATCGGTGAGGTAGCCGAACACCGCGAACGCGACACCGAGCGTCAGCGTGACGACCACGATCTGCAACAGCAGAACCTGGGTCCGCAACCGCACGGCCCGTACGCGCTCAGTGGCCATGGCCGCAGCATAGGCGGCTGTCCGCCTTCGCTCGACC
The DNA window shown above is from Nocardia sp. NBC_01730 and carries:
- a CDS encoding dienelactone hydrolase family protein, which encodes MTTLQRYIAEEIAADHADGILTRREALRRLALLGFGITAAGALLAACSGGDPRITDSAPSPATPSAPPTSPSAPHGSATAVPPTAITFGGPDGKQLQAAWASAPQPRGGVLVIHENKGLTDHIRSVTGRFAGAGYSALAVDLLSAQGGTAAFTDPAAATAELSRIPQKQFVADLRAGLDELQRRVEGKKLGTTGFCFGGGLAWLLLASGPSPLAAATPFYGPFPDNGDLSASKAAALAVYAAADIRVNASRPAAEAALVRAGNPYEIFIAPDADHAFFNDTGPRYNAAAATEAWRRVLDWYGTYLG
- a CDS encoding gluconokinase encodes the protein MPEREGAPMIVVMGVSGSGKSTVGTRLADALGIEYAEGDDFHPAANVAKMAAGTPLDDADRAPWLDAVAAWMTEHTEQGGVVSCSALKRSYRDRLRAAVPEAFFVHLAVPRIELARRMTGRRGHFMPPNLLDSQLAALEPLAADENGITIDAARTPEDLVTDAVAALG
- a CDS encoding MFS transporter, giving the protein MKPATAVEDRLSPDFYRLWASFTISQIGSALGTGALPLVAIVVLDASDLQVSLMAALSGIASAAIALPLGSFIEFRRKRPIMIQADLASFVALSSVPVTAWLGVLTYAQLCVVGTIQTLCGIVFNAANGAHVKSLVPEPQRVRANSRFETTFWMASALGAPAGGALVSMLGATITLVIDSASYLLSALGIRSIATPEPEPAHERREQHWVTDIRSGWSYIFAQPTLHRLFWNAMIFGGSLMLTAPLVALLMLRELGFAPWQYGLALGLPCLGGLLGSLCAPKLVAVFSERTVLLGFGTLRTCWLGLLLAAGPSTFGLAIIMVTETLLLFCAGVFNPVFTTYRMNCTADDHMARVGTAWSSSAKSFQPAFIALGGVIAAATSLRVAIGCAAVTLLASCLLLPWRQTVWSGSAAIPAPPPRP
- a CDS encoding M50 family metallopeptidase, encoding MDRAEFVERGASIADRLTTTQAQPPWWLVAAAAVAALVLVVYTPIWRLTRNIVTIAHEGGHALVALLTGRRLNSIRLHSDTSGLTVSSGKPYGLGMVLTTMAGYPAPPLLGVGFAALLGSSRITLMLWTAIALLAALLIKIRNIYGGITVLGLGAVVFVVSWFGTDTLQAGFAYLGAWFLLFAGARPVVELQRGRSRQQRSRHHDVDSDADQLARLTHLPGLLWVVVFVAIAVGALLLGAGLLISDIAELCLPQLSSGTCPVR
- a CDS encoding serine/threonine-protein kinase, giving the protein MQPLGANDPTRIGDYRLLGVLGAGGMGRVYLGRNAGGRTVAVKVIRPDMIDAEFRERFRREVTAARRVGGRFTAPVLDADVDADPPWLATGYVAGFSLADAVDKYGPFAANSILVLAHGLVEALTAVHGAGVVHRDLKPSNVLLALDGPKVIDFGIARAVDDSALTTTGKVIGSPGFMCPEQVTGDAVGSPADIFALGGVLVFAATGHGPFGVGETVQLLWRVVYEEPQLDDVPERLRPLLAACLTKDVAARPTLDQLLAELTALGIPDRGGWLPGPALEEVSRRAVELLDLDSGPVDRAESPTPGPPDPARTADTVVRSTPPPHHQYPQGGDAGRSGPTPGWQPGPPPGSAHQHGGQQTYQPMQPGSAPFGSSAAPASTPRRPARAVLIAGALVVGIAVAAASFVVGTQLRNKDSNGSSATTNGYSPSTVTDSTGTRTVSGSPSSKVPKAFVGEWKGVASDSFASFDIVLTIRDGKVGEEVASSSNTGKVSASRCERAETLTSAAKTEIGLVARLSGGAADCLDNGSTSTVKLLPDGSVSYSTSGLIGNIEGVLRKG
- a CDS encoding bile acid:sodium symporter family protein — its product is MGSTIFAVLLPLALALVMFGLGLTLTLDDFARVLRFPKAAVIALVCQMVVLPAGCLGLIYLFGLDGALAVGMMLLAASPGGPSANLFSHIAGGNVALNITLTAINSVLAVFTMPLVVALSHTLFLDGEGSLGLRPDKFAQVFVIVLVPVVIGMWVHRRFTPWSERMRGTVKILSIVVLALVVAAAVGKNFDTLTENIGTLASICLLFAVVSLTIGYFAPRLFKVDADQAIASAMEIGVHNGAIAITVAASVLGNDTMAVPGAVYGVLMNIPAAIAAYLLAKRARRDLPTPVPSVAG
- a CDS encoding Gfo/Idh/MocA family protein gives rise to the protein MRSLEVAVVGYGLAGSIFHAPFIAAEPRMRVAAVVTSSAERAEQARREHPGVRVVSHADDLFAEPAGLDLVVVATPNRSHAPLAAQALDAGLPVVVDKPFAVSVADAEAVVAQAERSGLALSVFQNRRWDGDFQTVRELVETGKLGRVRRFESRFERWRPVSTGGWREVGSDEDGAGILLDLGSHLVDQAVTLFGPVHSVYCELDRRREGMRADDDAFVALTHTSGVRSHLWMSAVTPQLGPRFRVLGSESGYVSYGLDPQEDALRSGRRPGDGAPWGTVEPEHWGLLGAEPDTVPTPTAPGDYTAFYSAMAAALLDGAPVPVDPRDAVTTLRLLAKARESADTGVTVTA
- a CDS encoding response regulator transcription factor; amino-acid sequence: MAAADLNVLVVDDDFRVANLHAGIVDSIAGFTIAGTANTLATARELVAAGPIDLALVDVYLPDGSGIDFVREILCDAMILTASTESDTVRAAIAAGALAYLVKPFPHTDLAARLAAYARYRRILAVPQVDNARVSAALHALRPAAAASTPAAVGSPTKDLVLQSIVDAGVPLSAGEVATAIGISRATAQRYLATLVTSGAVRMGLRYGSTGRPEQEYSAAPQR
- a CDS encoding sensor histidine kinase; this encodes MATERVRAVRLRTQVLLLQIVVVTLTLGVAFAVFGYLTDQRLRDAYGQRALAIARTVAADPVVRGEVSRYAPGVVTADPDLHRELAAGPLERIAVDATQRNEALFVVITDDAGIRLAHPDQTRLTEHVSTDPSEALAGREVIDEERGTLGDSVRAKVPVLEPDSGRIVGAVSVGIATDAVHDQLLDDLRTAGMLVGAALLVGIAGSILLARRWRGLTLGLEPGELAELVRGQAAVLHGIGRGVLAVDSSWRTTFVNDEARRLLGIGPDIGRPVDEVGLTPRVLEVFRGLDEQPASATVGSHIVVVSARRVSRDGRNLGAVLTVRDRTDVESLTRQLDAVQSMSTVLRAQRHEFSNKMHLISGLLHSGRVDEASRSIDELIGAGPLGAATPGIDAIHDAYLQAFLAAKAAHARESGVELVLGPNTWVEGSLADPVDVTTVLGNLLDNAIEAVRASDRPVPQVEVELVQEDSTLHITVADSGDGVAPELVDSLFTEGTSTREDHGVPGGRGVGLALIRQIARAHGGDVRLSSAGGGEPPLTGAEFIARMPGVLVDSEVPWPQQI